The following coding sequences lie in one Spinacia oleracea cultivar Varoflay chromosome 1, BTI_SOV_V1, whole genome shotgun sequence genomic window:
- the LOC110795187 gene encoding copper transport protein CCH: protein MTNVVELKVGLHCDECIKKILKAIKKIQDIETYNIDTQLNKVTVTGNVTEEEVIRVIHKIGKTATTWDDRQQSNSVASGYM from the exons ATGACAAAT GTGGTTGAGTTGAAGGTGGGACTGCATTGTGATGAATGCATAAAGAAGATATTGAAGGCCATCAAAAAGATTCAAG ATATTGAAACCTACAACATCGATACACAGCTTAACAAAGTCACAGTAACGGGAAATGTTACCGAGGAGGAGGTGATACGAGTGATCCATAAAATTGGAAAGACAGCAACCACTTGGGATGACCGCCAACAATCAAACAGTGTGGCATCAGGGTATATGTGA
- the LOC110795186 gene encoding uncharacterized protein, whose amino-acid sequence MELKILNRVNKLGEMENYGGKRNYIGALEIGKKKNQIGEIWPPRTMMTKGGGGNRKTPSTSIMGNSEDVWSQPNWPPRLEKVFVELLLEEMKMHDDVCATGFSEQVWDHVCQEFRNETGSEFDKKELKKHLAVLKKRYRIVKPLYTHPGFGWDYRRKMVDVDYELWKDYIEVHPEAAPYRKYGCPLYDDLCTIFTKPIATGKYAFSPGMITPVTSSISRASNNKRKSSQPLGSVSGKRIAAQNTEVGSKTKQVATSRPNEKCIIYLD is encoded by the exons ATGGAGTTGAAAATTCTTAATAGGGTGAACAAGTTGGGGGAAATGGAAAATTACGGGGGGAAAAGAAATTACATTGGCGCCTTggaaattggtaaaaaaaaaaatcaaattgg AGAGATTTGGCCTCCGCGAACTATGATGACGAAGGGAGGAGGAGGAAACCGGAAAACACCGTCTACTTCAATTATG GGAAACTCAGAGGATGTCTGGTCTCAGCCAAACTGGCCACCGCGCCTAGAGAAAGTATTTGTGGAATTGCTGCTGGAAGAAATGAAAATGCATGATGACGTATGTGCTACTGGATTTTCTGAGCAAGTTTGGGACCATGTGTGCCAAGAGTTCAGAAATGAAACTGGTTCGGAGTTTGACAAGAAAGAGCTGAAGAAACACCTAGCCGTGTTGAAGAAAAGATATCGTATTGTGAAACCATTGTACACTCACCCTGGCTTTGGCTGGGACTATCGGAGAAAAATGGTGGATGTGGATTATGAACTATGGAAGGATTACATCGAG GTGCATCCTGAAGCTGCACCTTACAGAAAGTACGGATGTCCACTTTATGATGATCTATGCACAATATTTACAAAGCCCATAGCTACTGGAAAGTATGCTTTCTCACCTGGGATGATTACTCCAGTCACTAGCTCTATTTCACGAGCCAGCAACAACAAACGTAAATCCTCTCAACCACTGGGTTCAGTTTCTGGGAAGAGAATAGCAGCTCAGAATACAGAGGTAGGCAGCAAAACCAAACAAGTTGCAACTTCTAGGCCAAATGAGAAATGCATCATTTATTTGGACTAG